CGCCGAGCGGCTGGCCGGGCACGCGGCGGCCCTGCGCGGCGGCGAGGGCGTGCGGCTCGCGCTGTTCGATACACTGGCCCGTTTCGGCCGCGACCTGCTGGGCCTGGAGCGCAGCGGCGACGTGCTCAGCCGCGCCGGGGCCGACGTGGACGCCCGGCAGTTCGCGGCCCTGCGCGTGACCCTGCCGCTGGCGGCGGGCCTGGGCGTGCTGCTGGGCCTCGGCGGCTGGCTGGCGTGGCTCGATCCGCTCCTGGCGCTGCTGGCCGTGTTGCCCCTGCTGGGCGCGGCGCTCTGTGTCCTGGCGGCCCGCCGCCCGGTGGCCGCCCTGACGCGCCGTGAGACCGGGCTCGCACGTGAGCACGCCACCCGTCTGCTGGACGCGCTGGCCGCCAGCGGCGACGGCGCGGGCCGCCATTCCGCCGCCGGGCTGGGCGCCTTGAGCGGGGAGCTGGAAACCGTCACCCGGCAGCTGGGCGCCCTCACCGCCCGCCTGACGCTGGCCCGCGAACTGGCCTTCGCTGCCGCCGTGGGGGGGGTGCTGTGGCGCGGCGCCGCGCTGGTGGGTGTGGGCGAGCTGAGTGGCGTGCTGCTGGCCGCCGTCACCCTGGGCACGGCCGCCGCCTTCGACGCCCTGGGGCCACTCGCCGCCGTGCCGGGCGCCAGCGCCGCCGACCGGGCCGCCCGCGACCGCTCCGCCGCCCTGAGCGCCCTGACCCCGGCGGTCACTGCGCCCGCCCACCCCCGGCCCGTTCCGCCCGGCCCGCTGCGGCTGGAGCTGCGCGGCGTGACCCTGCGGCGCGGCGGGCGGGTGGTGCTGGACGAGGTAAACCTGACCATCCAGGCCGGTGAGCGGCTGGCCCTGTCCGGCCCCAGCGGCGGCGGCAAGACCACCCTGGCCCGGATGCTGACCCGCGACCTCGACCCGGATGGGGGGCCGGACGGGGGACAGGTCACGCTGAACGGCGCCGACCTGCGGGAGCTGAATCCCGCTGCCCTGCGCGCCCGCCTCTGCCTGCACGAGCAGGACGCGCCCCTGCTGGACGGCAGCGTGCGCGAGAACCTGCACCTGGGCGACCACCAGGCCCCGGACGAGACGCTGCGTGCCCTGCTGGACGAGCTGGGCCTGAGCCACCTGGCACTGGACGCCTGGGTCGGCGAGGGCGGCAGCCGGCTCTCGGGCGGTGAGCGGGCGCGGGTCAGTCTGGCCCGGGCGCTCCTGAAACCGGGCGACCTGCTGCTGCTGGACGAACCGACCGCCCACCTGGACGCCGACACCGAGGCCCGCGTGCTGAACACCATCGCCCGTCACCTACGGGGCCGCGCCCTCCTGATCGTCACCCACCGCCCCGCGCCGCTGGCTCTGGCACGGAGGCATCTCACGCTCCGGCGCGGCCGCCTGAGCGAACCGACCCCCACCCCGCCCCCCGTGGCCCCGCGCACCCCTGAGAGGACGGCCCCATGAACGAGATCTTCGGTTTCTCCACGCTCGACCTGTCGCGCTTCCAGTTCGCCACCACCTCCATCTTCCACTACTTCTTCGTGCCGTTCACGGTGGGCTTCGCGCTGATCATCGCCATCCTCCAGACGATGGCCTACCGCAGCGGCGACCCGAAACTGGAGAACCTGACGCGCTTTTTCGGACACCTGTTCTTCATCAACTTCGCGGTGGGTGTGGTGACCGGCATCGTGCAGGAATTCCAGTTCGGCATGAACTGGCAGGGCTTTTCCAACTTCGTGGGCAACATCTTCGGCGTGCCGCTGGCGCTGGAGGTACTCATGGCCTTCTTCCTGGAGAGCACCTTCCTGGGCCTGTGGTGGTTCGGCAAGGGCAAGATCCGGGCCTGGGCCAGTCTGGCGAGCATCTGGACGGTGGCGGTCGCCACGGCCATCAGCGCCTACTGGGTGATCATGGCGAACGCCTGGATGCAGCATCCGGTGGGTTTCGAGATCAAAGGCGGCCGGGCCGTGATGACCGACGCGCTGGCGATCGTGCTCAACCCCAAGGGCCTGCAGTGGTTCGCCCACATCTTCACCGGCGGCCTCACCGTGGCGGCCTTCTTCGTGCTGGCGGTCAGCGCGTACCACCTGCGGCGCAGGCACAACGTGGACGCCTTCCGCACCAGCTTCAAGGTGGCGCTGCTGACCGCGTTCATCGGCTCTCTGGGCGTCACGGCGGCCGGGCACCTGCAGGGCCAGAGCGCCGTGCGCGACCAGCCCATGAAGTACGCGGCCTTCAGCGCCCTGTGGGACACGCCCACGGGCACCCAGATGCCCGAGAGCCTGCTGGCGCTGCCCAGCAACAGCCTTCGGGAGAACCGTTTCGAGGTCTCGCTGCCGTACCTGGGGTCGTTCCTGGCCTTCAATAACTTTACGGACAAGGCCAAGGGTATCAACGAGCTGCAGCGCGAATACGAGGCCCGCTACGGCCCCGGCAACTACATCCCCTGGGTCTGGCCGGTCTACTGGGCCTTCCGGGTCATGGTGGGGCTGGGCGGCGTCATGCTGATCGTGAGTGCCATCTACGTCTGGCGCTGGCGCCGGGGGAAGCTCGACGATCCCGGCCGCCTCTACCCGCTGCTGCTTTTCATGCCGCTGGTGCCGCATTTCGCCAACTTCACCGGCTTCATCACCACCGAGATGGGCCGTCAGCCCTGGATCGTGCAGGGCCTGCTGCGAACGCAGGACGCCGTGAGCTCCCTCTCGCCGCTGACCGTGCTCGTCTCCCTGAGCGCCTTCTGGATCGTGTACCTCACGCTGATCAGCCTGGACATCTTCCTGCTG
Above is a genomic segment from Deinococcus koreensis containing:
- a CDS encoding amino acid ABC transporter ATP-binding/permease protein, whose product is MSWAAVLGTLAALAGVGLAVSSGLLISRAALRPEVFLSLGLLVTTVRALGLGRAALRYAERLAGHAAALRGGEGVRLALFDTLARFGRDLLGLERSGDVLSRAGADVDARQFAALRVTLPLAAGLGVLLGLGGWLAWLDPLLALLAVLPLLGAALCVLAARRPVAALTRRETGLAREHATRLLDALAASGDGAGRHSAAGLGALSGELETVTRQLGALTARLTLARELAFAAAVGGVLWRGAALVGVGELSGVLLAAVTLGTAAAFDALGPLAAVPGASAADRAARDRSAALSALTPAVTAPAHPRPVPPGPLRLELRGVTLRRGGRVVLDEVNLTIQAGERLALSGPSGGGKTTLARMLTRDLDPDGGPDGGQVTLNGADLRELNPAALRARLCLHEQDAPLLDGSVRENLHLGDHQAPDETLRALLDELGLSHLALDAWVGEGGSRLSGGERARVSLARALLKPGDLLLLDEPTAHLDADTEARVLNTIARHLRGRALLIVTHRPAPLALARRHLTLRRGRLSEPTPTPPPVAPRTPERTAP
- a CDS encoding cytochrome ubiquinol oxidase subunit I; this encodes MNEIFGFSTLDLSRFQFATTSIFHYFFVPFTVGFALIIAILQTMAYRSGDPKLENLTRFFGHLFFINFAVGVVTGIVQEFQFGMNWQGFSNFVGNIFGVPLALEVLMAFFLESTFLGLWWFGKGKIRAWASLASIWTVAVATAISAYWVIMANAWMQHPVGFEIKGGRAVMTDALAIVLNPKGLQWFAHIFTGGLTVAAFFVLAVSAYHLRRRHNVDAFRTSFKVALLTAFIGSLGVTAAGHLQGQSAVRDQPMKYAAFSALWDTPTGTQMPESLLALPSNSLRENRFEVSLPYLGSFLAFNNFTDKAKGINELQREYEARYGPGNYIPWVWPVYWAFRVMVGLGGVMLIVSAIYVWRWRRGKLDDPGRLYPLLLFMPLVPHFANFTGFITTEMGRQPWIVQGLLRTQDAVSSLSPLTVLVSLSAFWIVYLTLISLDIFLLTRTARAGMHEPDAQTASIPAPNYLPEGAAQ